A DNA window from Vigna angularis cultivar LongXiaoDou No.4 chromosome 1, ASM1680809v1, whole genome shotgun sequence contains the following coding sequences:
- the LOC108334543 gene encoding probable LRR receptor-like serine/threonine-protein kinase At4g36180 — protein sequence MLSLTLTSSHFHLFLTLSLFLTSFVTDSATHWSDTQLLKELKNNLNPVSITPGSCIFSWDFSYDPCDNLFTDKFTCGFRCDAVVSGTTRLTELTLDPAGYSGTLSATWNLPYLQTLDVSNNFFSGPIPDSFSNLTRLTRLGLSKNSLTGTIPSSLSSLSNLQELYLDNNNLQGPIPVTFNRLTNLKRLEMQSNKLNGVLPSLSSLNNLYYLDLSFNLFTGRFPSSLPESLVQISMRNNSLSGALEPESLRNLNYLEVVDLTANRLSGAVPFALFELPSLQQVALSFNEFSHLEAPYALEMHSGIIAVDLSNNELGGFLPLFPALMPRLSALSLENNKFVGMIPTQYALKTVFPEAGIAPFERLLLGGNYLFGAIPSPLMALQPGSAMVRLVDNCLYRCPISFFFCQGGQQKSFEECKRFSRFIP from the coding sequence ATGCTCTCTCTCACGCTCACTTCCTCTCACTTTCACCTTTTTCTCACTCTCTCACTGTTCCTAACATCATTCGTTACCGATTCAGCCACGCATTGGAGCGACACCCAGCTTCTCAAGGAACTAAAGAACAACCTTAACCCTGTTTCCATTACCCCAGGCTCCTGCATCTTCTCCTGGGACTTCTCCTATGATCCCTGCGACAACCTCTTCACTGACAAGTTCACCTGCGGCTTCAGGTGCGACGCCGTCGTTTCGGGAACCACTCGCCTCACCGAACTCACACTCGATCCCGCTGGTTACTCCGGCACGCTCTCCGCCACCTGGAACCTCCCCTACCTCCAAACTCTCGACGTCTCAAACAACTTCTTCTCAGGCCCAATCCCCGATTCCTTCTCCAACCTCACTCGGTTAACTCGACTCGGTTTATCGAAAAACTCCCTCACCGGAACTATACCCTCTTCCTTATCTTCCCTCTCTAACCTTCAAGAGCTTTACCTCGACAACAACAACCTCCAAGGACCAATCCCCGTCACTTTTAACCGCCTCACCAACCTTAAACGCCTCGAAATGCAGTCCAACAAGCTAAACGGTGTCCTTCCCAGTTTGAGCTCTCTCAACAATCTTTACTACTTGGACCTAAGTTTCAATCTTTTCACCGGACGGTTCCCCTCCTCCCTGCCGGAATCTCTGGTCCAGATTTCAATGCGGAACAACAGCTTAAGTGGCGCGTTGGAACCCGAATCTCTGAGGAACTTGAACTACTTGGAAGTAGTGGATTTGACTGCCAACAGGTTAAGCGGTGCCGTTCCGTTTGCGCTGTTCGAGCTTCCCTCGTTGCAGCAGGTGGCGCTCTCTTTCAACGAGTTCTCGCACCTGGAAGCGCCTTACGCTTTGGAAATGCATAGCGGAATTATAGCGGTTGATCTGAGCAACAACGAGCTTGGGGGGTTTCTGCCGTTGTTCCCGGCGTTGATGCCGAGGCTTTCGGCTCTGTCGTTGGAGAACAATAAGTTCGTGGGAATGATTCCGACCCAGTACGCGTTGAAGACAGTTTTCCCCGAGGCTGGGATAGCTCCGTTCGAGAGGCTTTTGTTGGGGGGAAACTACTTGTTTGGAGCTATTCCGAGTCCTCTAATGGCGCTTCAACCGGGTTCTGCCATGGTGAGGCTTGTGGATAATTGCTTGTATAGGTGTCCTATCAGTTTCTTCTTTTGTCAGGGAGGTCAACAAAAGTCATTTGAAGAATGTAAAAGATTTAGCCGCTTCATTCCCTAG